The following nucleotide sequence is from Schistosoma mansoni strain Puerto Rico chromosome 4, complete genome.
caatacaaccttccttcgaggcactgacaaactcaacgaattcaagataattttcaacaacaggttccaagttctgcaagatctactgaaagaagaagaaacttcGATGGACGACATGACTCAGAGACTAGCAAGGAAATATAAtgaaccagagagaccagtcaagaacaaagaaggcaagacGATCACCGAGATTCAACAACAAAGAAACAGATAGGTGAAGTACTTCGACGAACtcctgaatagaccagctccattgaatccaccagacATCGAGGCGACACACtcagatgtcactccaccaacgacggAAAGAATCGGGATGGTTATCAGGCAAATCAAGAGCCAGAAgacggcaggacctgacaatatgcGAGCTGAAACACTGAAGTCACACATTTAAGTGACTGCAGGCATGTTTCATACCTTATTCAGGAAGAtatgggaggaagaacaagtcccgacagactggaaagaaataCAACTCATCAAGATACTAAAGAAAGGAGATTTGAGTAAATGTGAAAACTGTAGAGGAATCACACAACTACTGATACCGGGaaatgttttcaacagagtgttgctgaaccggatgggAGATTCAGTAGACGTCTAAATTCTAGATCAATAGGTCGGTCATGCACAGGCTAAATCACAACACCACTGATTATTGTTGAACAATTAGTAAAGTGGAACTCGTCCCTATACGTCACTTTCATTGACCAGGAGGAAGTATTTGACAATGTGGATAGGAGTACTTTGTGGTGTGCCTGGGAACATTGTCAACATCATCCTGAATTCATTCCACCGACTGAAGTGCAAAGTGGTCCAGGGAGGACAGATGACAGATTCATTTCAAGTCTTTACGTTCCCGCACGCATGGAAGAAATGTACCGTCGATGGTATATTGGTAAATGTCACCGAGCCCGATGTGCGTGAGCACACTGCTTGTAGAACTAATTCCTTAGCCCCAACATTGGGACCATATAACCGATTCGCCTAGGTCAGCTTGCAAATCAAAATGCTCagcctcacttcttattgttccCCGGATTTTGAAATCATCCTAAACAATAATGTCCATGACTTATGCAGTCGCGGTTATTGACTGGCGCAAAGAAGGAAAGGCAAGGGACTGAAGACTGTGCCGTGGAGAACGGCACTTTTGACCGGCTTCCATCCATGTGGTGTCCCACTTACCCTCAATCTTGATCTTTTGCCACATAAGAAGTTTCTTCTTCATTCTTGTACaacacctgttattccaaagctcaaGAGCTTCGGCATAATACCGAGGCCAGAAAACTTGACAGATGCTTTGCGAAAGTCTGTCACATCGACAGACAACCAACCGATCCTCTCCTGCAGTAAGTTGGTCGAGCACGAATGCTTGTTTCGAAGCCCGTGTTGTTCCGGAGTTAACGGATCACATGATTGTGTGGGGATTATCTATGGAATTATCTTTTCAAGTGACTGGACTATGACACTGGTTGGACAGACAGGTCAGTAGTTTTATACGATCTGTCTCTGATTATCTTTAAACGTAGGACTGACTATATCATATTTTTAATCCCTAGGTGGTTGAGTGTGGGAAAAGGACATGTTGAAGTGCACCACGATTGGCCTTGAAATTATATCCGCAGGAAATGACAGCATCCGTGTATGTAACCCATCAGAGCGCTTTATTTTACTAGGTTTGAGGTTAATGGCCAATCAAAGAACAGTTTCCTCAGTCACACATACAGGTCCTATAGCTGGTATCTGAGTGGTATGATTATGACAGGTATTGTTGCTTATACTCGTGGAGTAGACTCCGCTGAAATAGTTTGATAAAGTATCAACATTGATGAGATCAGACTCAATGAGTATATCTGGATTTTCGTGCAATAGTAATAGAGAAATAAAGTCACTACGCTTTGTTCTTCGTTTGACGCACAAAAACAACTTTTTGAGCAAGTGTGGCCATCATATGCCAACTGCCTTTCCTAAATAGTATGAAATCTAGCTATGGTCCCTTAACATACATTCCGGACTTCGCAGTATCTACACAGAGGTGATTCGTTTCCTgctgacaagaataagtcccagaagtgttccCTACACCTTAACAGCTTTCGGCTTTCCTTGATAGCTCATGTAAAGCAACATGATAGCTTACATGTTGACCATGGGACATGTGGTGATGTTGCAGACTCGAATGTGGCTTCAAATTTGTTCCATTCGACTTCGGTCTACCCATCTGTATTGGTCGGCCAGTTTGTGGGGACAGCACAGTCTCTGATTACTGAAATGTTAGCTAGCCAGATATTGGGACGGAGCTAAGCTGATACGTACTGTATATTATGTATTCGAAACCTAAAGTAAAGACCTCTTTATGAGTCGTCCTTCCTCCGTTGGCCCATGTAAGTCAACCAACTCTGAGCTTAGTTGAGGTAACTTCATATTGATTTGCCTATCGACCAAACGAGGACCGTTTGATTTGTTTCGATTTAACTTGCTAACACTATTAAAATGGCTTCCGATAGCAAATTTTCTGAGTCGAGCAACACTGCTGACATAAGCACACGCAACTATTTTCGCCAGACCGATCCATTACGTATTCTGAAGAATCGAAACCATCTCTATATTATTTCTCGACCAGAGACTTCCTCCTCAAACTAAGATGTACATTCCAAATAACTTGTGATCTTTTTTACTATATCCAAGTCAAGAAGTTTTAATATTCCTAAATCGAAACCGATTTGGGCGCAGAGTCAAACAGATTATTTGTTTGTGCGATATGCTTGTGTGCAACTACAGAAAATGTAGACAACCCTTGAAAATCTGTGCCGTTGGCACTGTATGCAAGCACATCTTCTGCATTACTCACAGTCCTCTTCAACTTAAAACTTCTGACGGGACGTTTCAGTGCCCAGCCTGCAAATACCGACTTAAAGAAAATTCTGATATAATCGAAGTAAGATTCACCTGGAAACTATCAATATGCATCAGGTTGACCTACAGCCCTGCGAACAGTTTAGAAGCATGATTCTAATGGGTCAAACACCCGACACAATTTTCGATGTGTGTCGTAGAGCCATTGAATTCTTCACCTTACAAACTGCTCAGGGTGTTAAATATTTGGAGTACATTAATTACAAACTGGAAGAAAGGTATAAAAACATGGAGATTCAATGCAAGTCATTGTTGAGCAATCTTGAACAGAAAATTAACAAACTACAAAATGAAAAGGACGCTGTATGGTCTTTTTACTAATATTTTATACCCTATTTAGATAGAAAAGGAATGTGAAGAACTAAGGGACAAACTAGTTGCATCAACCCATAAGTTGTCGCAACTCGAAGGAGATATTAGCAGGTTAAATCTGTCTAAACGATCTGATTCCGACAGAACTTGTTTTTCTGATCATATACATATTAGGTCAGTACAATCAACTCAGTCTTCAGATACTCTAAATCCAAAGTTTCCTAGATGCTCACCTGACTCGGCATTCCCAAGCCCTTTTGGTTTGGGTAATCGTCAATCACACTTTAATTTTTCTAAGCGGCCTGAGATTAGTTCATCTAATTTGTTTTTAGCACAAACTTCACGTAAATCACCAACTAAAATGCTACTTCCTAATCCTTTTCTAAACAACAGCCTTCGAAATCTTTCAAAAATCTCCAGTAAACCACTTTACAAGTAAAAATTCACACTGGTTTTGTTctgaaatgtttataaataaacttAACTGTGTTTATAAACCAACTGAATATATTTTTCGATTCAAAATGAGGATGGCGGGTTTTAGATGACGTCTTTTTAAAGCAATTTTGTATTTGATGAACCATTCTTTTGATTAACTTGCAAATACTGAGTCATTCAAGCTGTTTGATGTTGTTGGTTTGAAGTAACTCCCAAAACTTAGAGGCAATTTTTCGGATTTAAATAAAAGAGAACATTTACGTATCATTATTAAACGATTAGGactcaaataaatcaaataagtgATGGTGGGACTAACATGATTCCTTGTTAATGAGACCTGAGGGGTAAGTTGTTGGCTAGATCAAAGGGCGACCGCGATCATTCTTAAACCTTAAGATATCATCAAGGAATTACCTATATGATTTATAAAGGTCATATCACACACAAACAATTGTTTCTAGACTGATCTTTTGGACAAAAATTGAACTAGCTTCGTCTTTCCAGCAAATATTTCCTTAGTTGATCCAGGTTAACAGACAACCAATTTGGAGTGTCGACGAAACGAAAACAGAGCTTTGAGCATATGGTCAGCATATAGTCCCAGCACTTTAGAATTCGCCcaaaatgaagataaaaatCTTGAAAAGTTTATAGAATGAATATGATGCAGAGTTGTGCATACGGTAACAAATAATCTGAGAAGGGTCTACACTACTGGTGAGTAGTATAATTTTTACATCAAACGAATGATGGACATTTTAAATCATTGCGTCTCTTACGGGAATCACTGGGCAAAACCGCTCAAAAACTACATTTTCTGCAGATAATTTCTAAATCCCTTTATACTACTCAAGGTTTATCAGCTGTACAAACCTGAATCTCAAAAGTGGTAGGCATTTTAATGTCTTCGaatgtatataaataatttttcagaTAAGTATTTACCTTCCTTACAATGCACATGTGTATTTATTTGTGAAAACATCTCGATTTTTGAATGTCTCTCCTCTT
It contains:
- a CDS encoding putative cyclin-B1-interacting protein 1; this translates as MLVCNYRKCRQPLKICAVGTVCKHIFCITHSPLQLKTSDGTFQCPACKYRLKENSDIIEVDLQPCEQFRSMILMGQTPDTIFDVCRRAIEFFTLQTAQGVKYLEYINYKLEERYKNMEIQCKSLLSNLEQKINKLQNEKDAIEKECEELRDKLVASTHKLSQLEGDISRLNLSKRSDSDRTCFSDHIHIRSVQSTQSSDTLNPKFPRCSPDSAFPSPFGLGNRQSHFNFSKRPEISSSNLFLAQTSRKSPTKMLLPNPFLNNSLRNLSKISSKPLYK